In the Bacteroidia bacterium genome, one interval contains:
- a CDS encoding N-acetylmuramoyl-L-alanine amidase, with the protein MTRKFKRITECYTDLKYVFDPLPAGEYIVQKTSKQGGNFVLHCTQSSSVKYLRQVWQNDRQGAIATMFAADKDGTLYQFFEEDYWAYASAMGAGYDKQAIQCEMANKAFLKYTGGRYYWMAGGKWVIYDDGMPFKSAQPWQGYQFWDPYPPEQVETVAKLTAYILYNHGIPLEFHADYRYERAVAQKKGVVQHSNLSLQRCDPGPAFPFAEYEKKARAYFLELCNKHGFPIY; encoded by the coding sequence ATGACACGAAAATTTAAGCGAATTACGGAATGCTACACTGATTTGAAATATGTTTTCGACCCGCTCCCAGCAGGCGAATATATTGTGCAAAAAACAAGCAAACAGGGCGGTAATTTCGTTCTGCATTGCACCCAGAGCTCTTCTGTGAAATATCTGCGACAGGTCTGGCAGAATGATAGACAGGGAGCAATTGCAACTATGTTCGCCGCCGATAAAGATGGGACTCTCTACCAGTTTTTCGAGGAAGATTATTGGGCGTACGCCTCTGCAATGGGTGCTGGGTACGACAAGCAGGCGATACAGTGCGAAATGGCGAATAAGGCATTCCTGAAATATACCGGCGGGCGGTATTACTGGATGGCCGGGGGGAAATGGGTGATATACGATGATGGCATGCCGTTCAAATCAGCGCAACCGTGGCAAGGGTACCAATTTTGGGATCCTTATCCGCCGGAGCAGGTGGAAACGGTTGCGAAACTAACTGCGTATATCCTCTACAATCACGGGATCCCCCTGGAATTCCATGCTGATTACCGGTATGAACGGGCGGTGGCACAGAAAAAAGGTGTGGTGCAACACAGCAACCTAAGTCTGCAGAGGTGCGACCCGGGACCGGCGTTCCCGTTCGCCGAATACGAAAAAAAAGCACGCGCGTACTTTTTGGAACTGTGTAATAAACATGGGTTCCCTATATATG
- a CDS encoding PD-(D/E)XK nuclease family protein, translating to MKEAAEKGSAVHSAVEKALRYGAKIRWYQPGEQYAPSDIVVDDQFTYISLQKIARWFEIVQPRVVKTEFVVWSPKYDFAGTVDLLVEIAGGTYEVNGAKPLELESGYYIVDFKTGRTVGAEARMQLGAYAAACEKKGLKGGLIVHTQSQNRKGVEGLGTTLVANLREEFARFRAVQTVWKMYQSANRPEPVELPLEIIIKHTHNQKQKNRKES from the coding sequence ATGAAAGAAGCCGCTGAAAAAGGCAGCGCTGTTCATAGCGCCGTTGAGAAAGCACTCAGATACGGTGCGAAAATACGGTGGTACCAACCGGGTGAGCAATACGCCCCGTCGGACATCGTTGTTGACGACCAATTCACTTATATCTCTCTCCAAAAAATAGCACGGTGGTTTGAAATCGTGCAACCTCGGGTGGTGAAAACTGAATTCGTAGTTTGGTCTCCAAAGTACGATTTCGCAGGCACGGTTGACTTGCTTGTGGAAATTGCGGGTGGCACATACGAAGTGAACGGTGCAAAACCGTTGGAACTGGAATCCGGATATTACATTGTCGATTTCAAAACGGGGCGCACCGTTGGTGCTGAAGCCAGGATGCAGCTGGGGGCTTATGCAGCCGCCTGTGAGAAAAAAGGGCTGAAAGGTGGACTTATCGTGCACACGCAATCGCAGAACCGAAAAGGGGTAGAAGGTTTGGGAACGACCCTTGTCGCGAACCTGCGTGAAGAGTTCGCACGGTTCAGAGCAGTGCAAACGGTCTGGAAAATGTACCAGAGCGCAAACCGCCCGGAGCCGGTGGAACTCCCGCTTGAAATTATTATTAAACACACACATAATCAAAAACAAAAAAACAGAAAGGAGAGCTAA